TGGATAATACGGGTAATGTTGATCCATTCCTCTTTATTCATTTACCCACCCTGCTAGGTATTCCGCCTGATCTGATGTCAGGCTGTCAATTTGCAGCCCGAGTGAATGAAGTTTCATCAACGCGACCCTGTTGTCCAGTTGTTCCGGAACATTAAAAACTTTGTTCTCAAGCCCCTGGTTTTTTACGAGATATTCGAGGGCCAGCGCCTGTAGTGCAAAAGACATATCCATTACTTCCACCGGATGGCCGTCTCCGGCGGCTAAATTCACCAGTCTGCCTTCAGCGAGTAAGAAGATTTTTCTCCCGTCTTCAAAGGTAAATTCTTCAATATTGGGGCGGACCTTTCTTTTGGAGACAGCCAAAAAATTCAGATCCTGCTTGGAGATTTCCACATCAAAATGGCCGGCGTTCGCCAGGATTGCACCATTCTTCATCCCTGCAAAATGATCTTTGGTAATGATATCTTTATTGCCAGTCACAGTAATAAAGTAATCTGCCATAGAAGCGGCTTCCTTCATCGTCATGACTTCGTATCCGTCCATCCAGGCCTCATTGGCTTTTACCGGGTCAACTTCACAGATAATGATTTTTGCCCCAAGCCCTCTGGCTCTTAACGCTACACCTTTGCCGCACCAGCCATAACCAACGATACAAACCGTCTTTCCTGCGACGACCAGATTAGTTGTCCGCAGGATTGCATCCCAGACGGATTGACCCGTTCCGTATCGGTTGTCAAATAAATACTTGCTTCTGGCATCATTGACGGCCATCATCGGAAACTCAAGCTTGCCTTCTCTGGACATGGCTTTTAATCTGAGAATGCCTGTTGTGGTCTCCTCTGCTCCGCCTCTAACCTGGCCAATCAGTTCCCGCCGGCAGGTATGGATTGTTGAAACGAGATCCCCACCGTCATCAATGATATAATCAGGCCCAAAATCAAGGGCCTTGTTAATATGCGCTTTATACTCTTCATCTGTCGCACCGTGCCAGGCATGAGCCCTGATGCCGTTTTCGACCAGAGCCGCTACGACATCATCCTGCGTAGAGAGTGGATTACTGGCGACTACAGCAACTTCCCCGCCTCCCGCCTGAATTGTCAAGGCCAGATACGCGGTTTTCGCTTCCAAATGAAGGCAGATGACAATTTTTTTTCCTGCAAATGGGCGCTCTTGAATATATTGA
Above is a genomic segment from Dehalobacter sp. 12DCB1 containing:
- a CDS encoding adenosylhomocysteinase, whose product is MKEVSTIRDIRLATDGQRKIDWVKQYMPVLNSLRDQYIQERPFAGKKIVICLHLEAKTAYLALTIQAGGGEVAVVASNPLSTQDDVVAALVENGIRAHAWHGATDEEYKAHINKALDFGPDYIIDDGGDLVSTIHTCRRELIGQVRGGAEETTTGILRLKAMSREGKLEFPMMAVNDARSKYLFDNRYGTGQSVWDAILRTTNLVVAGKTVCIVGYGWCGKGVALRARGLGAKIIICEVDPVKANEAWMDGYEVMTMKEAASMADYFITVTGNKDIITKDHFAGMKNGAILANAGHFDVEISKQDLNFLAVSKRKVRPNIEEFTFEDGRKIFLLAEGRLVNLAAGDGHPVEVMDMSFALQALALEYLVKNQGLENKVFNVPEQLDNRVALMKLHSLGLQIDSLTSDQAEYLAGWVNE